One Roseimaritima multifibrata DNA window includes the following coding sequences:
- a CDS encoding DUF1553 domain-containing protein produces MCKLQSLHSLLCVAAVLMVLAILMVPAVSLGADPAAKEVAFFEKKIRPVLVNHCYECHSSESDDVGGNLLLDSREGILAGGQSGPALVAGDAQRSLLVQALKYEHIEMPPAEPLPPQIANDFASWVAAGAIDPRIAKPAAIKPDSLAETNLWSMMPRQDPPVPSVVQADWPLDPLDAFILSRIETAKLQPTSDAPPAVLARRLYHDLIGLPPTLAQIESFAADIQTNRQLAIEKLVDSLLDLPQFGERWGQHWLDVARFGESNGDDGLGRNPTFPHAWRYRDYVVDALNRDTPYDQFLTEQIAGDLLPAETADQRHRQLIATGFLAIGSKPAVAMNANFAMDVVDDQINVVGSGIMGLSIACARCHDHKHDPIPTSDYYALAGIFTSTESLYGRAGDEKLTAPPTDLHPLRSAAGGTDDPVPPAATPAAFPEGYSQAIDQLAPDLHVVGNEPPKTLQFDSKVKFSPKAWVEVKETQLRGKVSAAANDYSVSFWFKNHIGNKVRPITAYLFSRGPWGNKAVPGDHIGIGGKYNLARAGKLFVFSGNGDKKSVVGTTVIAPNTWNHVALVRNEASVKLYLNGRLEIDDSLPSTFKDSLEYNFASRTDDFAPLDGQLAEIALFERALTEEQALQLHTASGQPKGVATLGWAMGVRDKAKPVDCAIRIGGESNKKGPVVPRGVLTVYDQVFTDKTADASFHFESPGEGSGRRELAKWLTDPRHPQTARVMVNRIWMHLFGHGIVQTPNDFGVYGAKPSHPELLDHLAERFVAGNWSIKRLIRALVLSRTYQLDSSSPRSQNALDPNNQWFARHSRKRLDAESLRDGILAVCENLDHRPASGSAIEKVVALINWPPGNATNHHFPSAHRSLYLCRLRHAPPPELAAFDLPTGVEVVGQREETTLPTQDLFLLNNRLVVEQSQRFAERSLQDQTSSPDQRVETFFRRILLREPSPVEREQTVQYVQKTIEMLTVPGHSESSAQQQGWAGLAQALFASNEFRFVD; encoded by the coding sequence ATGTGCAAGCTTCAATCGCTGCATTCCCTTCTCTGCGTCGCTGCCGTCTTGATGGTGCTGGCGATCTTAATGGTGCCGGCGGTATCGCTTGGTGCTGACCCAGCCGCGAAAGAGGTTGCTTTTTTCGAGAAGAAGATTCGTCCTGTCCTGGTGAACCACTGCTATGAATGTCATTCCAGTGAATCCGATGACGTGGGCGGAAATCTGCTGCTTGATTCACGCGAAGGCATCTTGGCAGGTGGGCAATCGGGACCCGCTTTAGTTGCGGGGGACGCCCAACGCAGTCTGCTCGTTCAAGCATTGAAGTATGAGCATATTGAGATGCCGCCAGCAGAACCGCTGCCACCTCAAATTGCCAACGATTTTGCCAGTTGGGTCGCCGCAGGAGCGATCGATCCACGCATCGCCAAACCGGCAGCGATCAAACCCGATTCGCTCGCTGAGACGAATTTGTGGTCGATGATGCCGCGACAGGATCCTCCGGTCCCCTCGGTGGTCCAGGCGGATTGGCCTTTGGATCCCCTCGATGCGTTTATTCTGTCCAGGATAGAAACGGCCAAGCTGCAACCGACCTCGGACGCACCTCCCGCCGTGTTGGCGCGTCGTTTGTATCACGACCTGATCGGATTGCCGCCTACGTTGGCGCAGATCGAATCCTTTGCGGCGGACATCCAAACCAATCGGCAGTTGGCGATCGAAAAATTGGTCGATTCTTTGTTGGACCTTCCTCAGTTCGGAGAGCGATGGGGACAGCACTGGTTGGATGTCGCCCGCTTTGGCGAATCGAACGGAGACGACGGGCTGGGACGCAATCCGACCTTCCCGCACGCTTGGCGGTACCGGGATTACGTCGTCGATGCACTGAATCGTGATACGCCCTACGATCAATTTTTGACCGAACAGATCGCTGGCGATCTATTGCCCGCAGAAACGGCCGATCAGCGGCATCGGCAATTGATTGCGACAGGATTCCTGGCGATCGGCAGTAAGCCTGCGGTCGCGATGAACGCGAACTTCGCAATGGATGTGGTCGACGATCAGATCAATGTTGTGGGCTCGGGGATTATGGGGTTAAGCATCGCATGTGCCCGATGTCATGACCATAAACATGATCCGATCCCAACAAGCGACTATTACGCTTTGGCGGGCATCTTTACCAGTACCGAATCGCTTTACGGGCGGGCTGGCGACGAAAAATTAACCGCTCCTCCGACCGATCTGCATCCACTGCGTTCCGCAGCGGGTGGGACCGATGATCCCGTCCCTCCGGCGGCGACGCCGGCTGCCTTTCCAGAAGGCTACTCGCAAGCAATCGATCAGCTGGCCCCCGACCTGCATGTTGTCGGCAACGAACCGCCAAAAACACTCCAGTTCGATTCCAAGGTGAAGTTCTCGCCCAAAGCTTGGGTCGAGGTCAAGGAGACGCAGCTCCGTGGCAAGGTTTCCGCAGCTGCGAATGATTACTCCGTTAGTTTCTGGTTTAAGAACCACATCGGAAACAAAGTGCGTCCGATCACCGCCTACCTCTTTTCTCGGGGGCCTTGGGGGAATAAAGCGGTGCCGGGAGATCACATTGGAATTGGTGGTAAGTACAACCTTGCACGTGCTGGCAAGTTGTTTGTCTTCAGTGGAAATGGTGATAAGAAGTCCGTTGTTGGGACAACGGTGATTGCTCCGAATACTTGGAACCATGTCGCTTTGGTGCGAAACGAAGCGTCCGTCAAATTGTATTTGAATGGTCGGTTGGAGATCGATGATTCGTTGCCATCCACATTCAAAGATTCCCTCGAATACAACTTCGCAAGTCGGACGGACGACTTTGCACCATTGGATGGTCAACTGGCCGAAATCGCTCTGTTCGAGCGAGCACTGACCGAAGAACAAGCTCTTCAGTTGCACACGGCCAGTGGGCAGCCCAAGGGCGTTGCAACGCTCGGTTGGGCGATGGGGGTTCGCGACAAGGCAAAACCGGTAGATTGTGCGATTCGCATCGGTGGAGAATCCAACAAGAAAGGGCCGGTTGTCCCGCGCGGAGTCTTGACCGTCTACGATCAGGTTTTCACCGACAAAACCGCGGACGCGAGTTTTCATTTTGAGAGCCCAGGCGAAGGAAGCGGCCGAAGGGAATTGGCGAAGTGGTTAACCGACCCTCGCCATCCGCAGACTGCCCGCGTGATGGTCAACCGAATCTGGATGCATCTATTTGGGCATGGGATCGTGCAAACGCCCAACGACTTTGGAGTTTACGGAGCCAAGCCTTCGCATCCTGAATTGCTAGATCACTTGGCAGAGCGATTTGTTGCAGGAAATTGGTCGATCAAACGCCTGATCCGCGCGCTGGTTCTCAGTCGAACCTATCAGCTTGATAGTTCCTCGCCCCGTTCGCAGAATGCGTTAGATCCAAACAATCAATGGTTCGCCAGGCATTCTCGCAAGCGTCTGGATGCCGAATCGCTCCGTGATGGAATCTTGGCGGTCTGCGAGAATCTAGACCATCGACCCGCTAGCGGGTCGGCCATCGAGAAAGTGGTCGCACTAATCAATTGGCCTCCGGGGAATGCTACGAACCACCATTTCCCCAGTGCGCATCGCAGTCTGTATCTCTGTCGCTTGCGGCATGCTCCGCCACCGGAACTGGCCGCCTTTGATCTTCCGACTGGCGTTGAAGTGGTTGGTCAGCGAGAAGAAACGACGCTCCCCACACAGGACTTGTTCCTGCTGAATAATCGCTTGGTGGTCGAGCAGTCGCAGCGGTTCGCCGAACGATCATTGCAGGACCAAACGTCGTCGCCAGATCAGCGGGTCGAAACGTTCTTCCGCCGCATCCTATTACGAGAACCATCACCCGTTGAACGGGAGCAAACGGTTCAATATGTCCAAAAAACGATCGAAATGCTAACCGTTCCGGGGCATTCGGAATCTTCTGCCCAGCAGCAGGGCTGGGCCGGTTTGGCACAGGCGTTGTTCGCATCGAATGAATTCCGTTTCGTCGATTAA
- a CDS encoding VIT and vWA domain-containing protein, with protein MKSLTTLPCSTRSFLPSWGTGLLLLAVACGGNWLGNPAQGAGMLVAEGGAGGVLEIKNQDVRVTINNSIAVTQIDQTFVNTENRIVEALYTFPVPRGASVSNFSMWINGKEMIGEVVEKERARKIYNSYKRVKRDPGLLEQVDFKQFEMRIFPILAGAEQRVRIEYYQELQLDHDWGTYVYPLATQTAGRPIDTKVQGRFSMNLEVLSEVPIQELRSESHTDDFVVAKHTDKYAQASMELTEGDLSRDIVLAFQTKRPRTGIDVITSQPKGEAGYFMMTVTPGEDLSSTMEAMDYVFLLDISGSMARDEKLALSRRSVAAFIESLSPEDRFECLAFNLQPTPLFQGLQTANQENLDKASQFFAQQRARGGTVLAPALQAAYGYRDSDRPLNVVLLSDGMTEPGEQAELLKLIQSRPDGVRVFCVGVGNEVNRPLLNQLATQAGGLAAFVSTEDSFRRQAHLMRQKLIRPAIANLSVNFSDSQIHDVEPQQLGNLFYGTPLRLLGRFKSGGPVEVMMKGQIQGAPWEQTVTVTLPTTAEKDNSPIERMWAFRNVSRLLDEERSGVAAHKDEIVRLCEGYSIVSPYASMLVLENDQEYKRWKIEQRNATRIERDRASRQRVANQLAALRDSNRSFVTASDDKPSATKTAPANPSNTASPKTDAPAASPAQPASQPSPSNVDLNIQRPESRSGGGGAIDPITAMLAISSAGAAALAGRRRKRNEKEAANSKD; from the coding sequence ATGAAATCCTTGACGACCCTGCCCTGCTCTACCCGGAGCTTTCTTCCCAGCTGGGGAACGGGCCTTCTACTGTTAGCCGTTGCGTGCGGCGGAAACTGGCTTGGGAATCCCGCTCAGGGAGCCGGCATGCTGGTGGCCGAAGGAGGCGCAGGGGGGGTGCTGGAAATCAAAAACCAAGACGTGCGTGTCACGATTAATAACTCCATTGCCGTGACTCAGATCGACCAAACCTTCGTGAACACTGAAAACCGGATCGTCGAAGCACTCTACACGTTCCCTGTTCCTCGCGGAGCCAGCGTGTCGAATTTCAGCATGTGGATCAACGGCAAAGAAATGATCGGCGAAGTGGTCGAAAAGGAACGTGCCCGCAAAATCTACAACAGCTACAAACGCGTCAAACGTGACCCCGGTCTGCTGGAACAAGTCGACTTTAAACAATTTGAAATGCGAATTTTCCCGATCCTTGCCGGTGCCGAACAACGGGTACGAATCGAATACTACCAAGAACTGCAATTGGACCATGACTGGGGAACCTACGTGTATCCGCTCGCCACCCAGACCGCCGGCCGCCCCATCGACACGAAAGTCCAGGGACGGTTTTCGATGAACCTGGAAGTGCTAAGCGAAGTTCCGATTCAAGAACTGCGTAGCGAATCACACACCGATGATTTCGTTGTCGCAAAACATACCGACAAATACGCTCAAGCCAGCATGGAATTGACCGAAGGCGATCTGTCTCGCGACATTGTGCTGGCTTTCCAAACCAAGCGTCCACGGACCGGGATCGACGTCATCACCAGTCAACCCAAAGGGGAAGCCGGCTACTTCATGATGACCGTGACTCCTGGCGAAGACCTTAGCAGCACGATGGAAGCGATGGATTATGTCTTCTTATTGGACATCAGCGGATCGATGGCTCGCGACGAAAAACTCGCTCTCAGCCGCCGCAGCGTCGCTGCTTTCATCGAATCGCTCAGCCCCGAGGATCGGTTTGAATGCCTGGCCTTTAACCTGCAACCGACTCCGCTATTCCAAGGACTGCAAACAGCCAATCAAGAGAACTTAGACAAAGCTTCCCAGTTCTTCGCTCAGCAACGGGCACGCGGCGGCACGGTTTTGGCACCTGCATTGCAAGCGGCCTACGGCTATCGCGATTCCGACCGGCCTCTCAATGTGGTTCTACTAAGCGATGGAATGACCGAACCAGGCGAGCAAGCCGAATTACTGAAACTGATTCAATCACGCCCTGATGGAGTACGCGTCTTCTGCGTCGGAGTTGGGAACGAAGTCAATCGGCCGCTGTTGAATCAACTTGCCACTCAAGCGGGCGGTTTAGCCGCGTTCGTTTCGACCGAAGACAGCTTTCGTCGTCAAGCTCATCTGATGCGTCAAAAACTGATTCGACCAGCGATCGCCAATCTATCCGTCAACTTCTCGGACTCGCAGATTCATGACGTCGAACCGCAGCAGCTTGGCAATCTGTTTTATGGAACTCCGCTGCGGCTGCTGGGCCGATTCAAATCCGGAGGACCGGTTGAAGTAATGATGAAAGGCCAGATCCAAGGGGCTCCCTGGGAACAGACCGTCACCGTCACCCTGCCGACCACAGCCGAAAAGGACAATAGCCCGATCGAACGGATGTGGGCGTTTCGCAATGTATCACGTCTACTGGACGAAGAACGGAGCGGTGTCGCGGCCCACAAAGACGAGATCGTTCGGCTGTGCGAGGGATATTCGATTGTTTCGCCTTACGCATCGATGCTGGTTCTTGAAAACGACCAGGAATACAAACGCTGGAAAATCGAACAACGCAATGCCACTCGCATCGAGCGGGATCGAGCTTCACGTCAGCGGGTAGCCAACCAACTGGCGGCTTTGCGGGATAGCAACCGGTCCTTCGTGACGGCATCCGACGACAAGCCTTCGGCGACCAAAACGGCTCCGGCAAACCCATCCAACACGGCTTCACCTAAAACAGACGCACCAGCCGCCTCCCCTGCTCAACCCGCCAGCCAACCGTCGCCCAGCAACGTCGACCTTAACATCCAACGTCCAGAAAGCCGTAGTGGTGGCGGCGGAGCTATCGATCCAATCACCGCGATGCTGGCGATCTCTTCGGCGGGTGCAGCCGCTCTGGCCGGTCGGCGTCGGAAGCGGAACGAAAAAGAGGCTGCCAATAGCAAGGACTGA
- the rrtA gene encoding rhombosortase: MFRRYPITILIVALSVFSAASPAITEWFQLDFSKAVEGEWWRWFSGHVTHFDLSHLIWDCGMFAVLSVICESRYRKWYPAILLASLPLISAGIVISCPEIASYRGLSGIDTMLFTWLGIAAIKNNLRRGDRIFATAAAVGVACMLGKLAYEGITGEILFVNSDSFQPLVEAHIAGAICGAAAACFDWQKTPKPLLIFSKAMQISRERLCRLPGRLTDVSARHGNNQGSHASAPADAE; encoded by the coding sequence ATGTTTCGCCGCTACCCCATAACCATTTTGATCGTTGCTCTATCGGTTTTCAGTGCCGCATCGCCAGCGATCACAGAATGGTTTCAGCTTGATTTCAGCAAAGCTGTCGAAGGCGAATGGTGGCGATGGTTCAGCGGCCACGTGACTCACTTTGATCTTTCCCATTTGATCTGGGATTGCGGAATGTTCGCCGTGCTGTCAGTGATTTGCGAATCGAGATATCGCAAATGGTACCCAGCGATCCTGCTAGCCAGCCTGCCCCTTATTTCGGCGGGGATTGTCATTAGCTGTCCGGAAATCGCTTCTTATCGAGGCCTTTCAGGGATCGACACGATGCTCTTTACCTGGCTTGGAATCGCCGCGATCAAAAACAACCTGCGAAGGGGAGATCGAATTTTCGCCACTGCCGCAGCGGTGGGAGTGGCGTGCATGCTGGGCAAACTGGCCTACGAAGGGATTACAGGAGAGATCCTGTTTGTGAATAGCGACAGCTTTCAACCGTTGGTCGAAGCTCACATAGCCGGCGCAATCTGCGGTGCAGCCGCCGCCTGCTTTGATTGGCAAAAAACACCAAAGCCGCTTCTTATTTTCAGCAAGGCTATGCAAATAAGTCGTGAACGACTTTGCCGCCTTCCGGGCCGGTTAACCGATGTGTCCGCCCGTCATGGAAATAATCAAGGCTCTCATGCTTCAGCCCCAGCAGATGCAGAATAG
- a CDS encoding DUF1501 domain-containing protein, producing the protein MFASRRQLLQSTSCGFGYLALQSLQQRSASAATDTADFVPARAKRVIFLCMSGGPAQMDTFDYKPQTTNKKHPGSGFAFQKHGESGIQVSELMPETAKHVDRLCVINGMHADTGNHAQSFLQMHTGEKLRKRPSMGSWITYGLGTENENLPAFISLNAAKPSVYSSEFLPTAFAGTPIGTNGEDMSKAVIQNVKSDHLPLAAKRQQVDFLQSLNRQHLVGRKDDARLEGVIESMELAFRMQASAPELLDLSNESAATLERYRVGKKLSVGTCRPTDFGRQCLLARRFAEAGVRFIELNHGGWDQHTNHRRDLKANCETVDAPIAALLDDLATRGLLDDTLVVWGGEFGRPGLVPEGKDQTGHNYRGFTYWLAGGGVKGGYVHGKTNDTGSQAVEGKVHFRDLHATILHLLGLKHESLDYFHDGRTHRLTGPEGGKVVHDLFA; encoded by the coding sequence ATGTTCGCCTCACGACGTCAACTGCTGCAGTCCACTTCATGTGGGTTTGGCTACCTTGCACTGCAATCGCTGCAACAGCGGTCCGCTTCAGCGGCGACGGATACGGCCGACTTCGTTCCCGCTCGAGCCAAACGCGTTATTTTTCTTTGCATGAGCGGTGGTCCCGCTCAGATGGATACGTTTGATTACAAGCCTCAAACGACCAACAAAAAGCACCCTGGGTCGGGGTTTGCATTTCAGAAGCATGGCGAAAGTGGTATCCAGGTTTCCGAACTGATGCCCGAAACCGCCAAGCATGTGGATCGGTTGTGTGTGATCAACGGGATGCACGCCGATACAGGAAATCATGCTCAGTCTTTCTTGCAGATGCATACGGGTGAAAAACTGAGGAAACGTCCAAGCATGGGATCGTGGATTACCTACGGCCTGGGAACCGAAAATGAAAACCTGCCCGCATTCATCAGCCTGAATGCCGCCAAGCCGTCGGTTTACTCGAGTGAGTTTTTGCCGACGGCGTTTGCCGGAACCCCGATCGGCACCAATGGGGAGGACATGTCAAAAGCGGTCATTCAAAATGTGAAAAGTGATCATTTGCCATTGGCTGCGAAACGCCAGCAAGTTGATTTTTTGCAATCGTTAAATCGGCAGCACTTGGTTGGGCGAAAGGATGATGCTCGCTTGGAAGGTGTGATCGAATCGATGGAGTTGGCCTTTCGGATGCAGGCAAGTGCTCCTGAATTGTTGGATCTTTCCAACGAGTCAGCCGCCACGTTGGAACGCTATCGAGTTGGTAAGAAACTTTCGGTGGGAACCTGTCGCCCAACCGATTTTGGGCGTCAATGCCTGTTGGCACGACGCTTCGCGGAAGCCGGAGTTCGCTTTATTGAATTGAATCATGGCGGCTGGGATCAGCACACAAACCATCGACGTGATTTGAAGGCCAACTGTGAAACGGTGGATGCCCCGATCGCAGCCTTGCTGGACGATTTGGCGACGCGTGGACTGCTGGATGATACGCTTGTCGTCTGGGGCGGCGAGTTCGGGCGGCCGGGCTTGGTTCCCGAAGGCAAAGACCAAACGGGACATAACTACCGAGGGTTCACTTACTGGCTGGCCGGAGGTGGCGTTAAGGGCGGATACGTCCATGGCAAAACGAATGACACGGGGTCGCAGGCTGTGGAAGGAAAAGTTCACTTCCGCGACCTTCATGCCACTATTCTGCATCTGCTGGGGCTGAAGCATGAGAGCCTTGATTATTTCCATGACGGGCGGACACATCGGTTAACCGGCCCGGAAGGCGGCAAAGTCGTTCACGACTTATTTGCATAG